From the genome of Magnolia sinica isolate HGM2019 chromosome 12, MsV1, whole genome shotgun sequence:
ttttaggtgtggtccacttgagctttggatttacctcatttttggtcttaagacctaaaatgatctctccaaatagatggacggtgtagatataaacaTAATCATTTCTGGAGCCACAGAACTTGGTTACATCAACCCACAATGGAGGTCGGTTGGGtgtggcacaccacacaatccaAGTAGTGCAACCAAAGGCAGGGttccagggaagcggattggctagtgtaccacacaccagcgatatagctagtgtgctgatgtcaccaagttttgtgggtcccatcataaggtatgtgttatatccaaactgtccatccattgagCGAGCTTGTCATAAAGCTTGATACGATAAATAAGAAAGagataaatatcaagtggaccactacaAAAAGAAGTGAGGGATTGAatctttaccattgaaacccttttgggggaaagagaagttttggatcaatatcatatTTGCTTtacctcttcatccgggtctttgtgaccttatgaacagattagatggaaaatagacgtcatggtgggccatgagaatgttttaacggtgaaaatcattatccccgctgctatctgtggtgtagtccaatttatctttggatctgtcttattttctgtTTAAACCcttagctcgccaaatggacggacggtttggatataacacatacctcatggtgaggtAAGCACACGAGCcagttcggtggtgtgtggtacaccagcccgtTCGCCTCCCACTCAAAGGCATCTTTggcatttcttttttcctttctttttaactCTTTTCCTGAATGATTTCCGCATGCAATGCAGTTGTGAGTGTGGGATTAGAAAAGTTGTTGTCGGGCTTTTCATAGAGAAGATAGAGCACGAATGGCCGGTCGAGGAGGAAACGATGTTACATTTACAAGCGAGCTAGAGAACTATTCGGACGCCATAAGACATGCTGGTGAAAAGCTGTTCGAACACCTTATGAATCGGACTATTCAATTCGTGAATGTGATAGGGTTTAATGGTATTGGAAGATGGAGAATCATCGAATATGCAGCTCGAAAGTTGAAGGGATCTGATCTCTTCGACGTGCAGATAGAGGTAAAGATACCGAAAGGAGATCTCAATCCTGAAAGAGTGCAGATGGAGATCGTGGAACAGTTAAAATTGACAGGCAACGTTAATCTTGATGGCGTCCAGACCAAGTCCATTGTAGCTGCAGGCTAGATATATAAATCGTTGGTGAGGCGGACGTTCTTGCTAATTGTAGGAGATGTGAGCGGTGAAATAAAGGTGGATTTGATGGGAATTCCCCTACCCGGAGAAGCTCCATATGATTCCAAGTTCGTTTTTGTCAGAGATGAAGTGATGCCGCCAGTTGCTGTGCCGCAATACAATGTGACAATCGACTTTGAGGAGTTGTCCGAAGACACGTTACTCGAAGAGgccagtgatgtggcccattcTCCTGGCATGCAGGGCTACTTTGCTCCCGAAACCATTCTCTACTGCTTGTTGTTCTTCTGGTTTTTCTCAACTACTAACTATCCTGTGGAATATATGACAATGATTTGGATGGCGGAGGGAGCTATTATTAGAAGGGAGACAGAGGAAGATGAAGAATATGATTCCACGCTTGTGGAGAAGGTCCACATTCTACTGAGAGAGTTCGAGATTCGTTCTCTGATTCAATTAACTGAAAGGGAAACACATTGGAGACTGCCGGATTGGGCCAAGGAAAATGACCGTGGTCATAATCTAGCAAATGCTTTAACTCATGGGAGATACAGGATTTACTTACCACCTGAGGGGAAATTATTGGACATCTATTGGCCAACGGAACTCCCTCTAGAATGCCACAAACTCTCCATTCTACAGCTCGGGGGGTGGAATTATTTCCACTCCGATTTTGAAATCGTCATACCAGACCCTTTTTTTGAGCAAATGCAGGGCCTTCGAGTCCTGCGTCTTGATAAGCTACGTATCAAATCTCTGCCCTCCTCCATCGCCTGCTTGCACAATCTCAGACTTCTCACTATATTTAAATgccgacacttaaactctctccCCACTTCCATTCAAGCTTTGCACAATCTCGAGTTCCTTGAAGTTGACAAATGTTCTTCTTTCGAAACAATGCCAGATGAGTGCTTTCGACAAATGACCAAACTTCGATTTCTCAACCTCCGTGGAACCAAGATAAGGCCACTGCCTTCCTTTTTTTCCAAGCTGCGCACCATCCACAAACTCGTCTTAACAGAATCCCCCTCTTTAATGGAAATCCCAAATGAGACCTTCGAATGTATGGAGCGGCTTCAGGTTCTTAAGTTGAGAGGTGATTCTAATCTAAATTCTCTACCATCCTCTCTCTCCAAGTTGGTCAATCTTAGGCAACTCGTGCTATGCAACTGTTCTTCCCTAAAGATGAAGTTGCTGCCGCATTTGCAAAAGCTTTCCGCACTCAAGGAGCTTGATCTCGAAAACTGTAATTCCCTGGAAGATATTGAAGATGTTTCTACTTCTCTTGGAAATATCTTGCCAAACCTCCGAAAGCTCGATCTTTCCGGAATTGACGCAATTTCGCAGGTCTCCTTGGATGGCTGCCAAAGCCTAGAGTCTGTAAGCCTGAACCAGCTTACAAACCTTCAAAAGCTCAAAATTTCCGGTACCAAAATCAAATGCTTTCCTGAAAATAATATGGTTGACACTGATCATCTAAGGCGCCTGGACTTCCAATGCATGAATCACCTTCAAGAAATTAAATGGGATGGTCTAAGTACCGAGCTCGAATATCTCAACATCGATCAGTGCAACACAGGGGATAATAAATGGCAGGGAGATATAGTTGGGGCTCACATAAGGATAAGTAATTACCATCTTTTACAATCCTTAACAGCAGACTCAAAATTGTGGGGAGCAAAATGCTTCTCTCGTTTCCATATATGCATCTCTCCTTGTCAAGAAGAAAAACGTAAAAGGCGATTTTTATATGCAAACATGGGTTTCAAGACACAAATACCTAATTTACCTTCAGAAAGCCATTTCGATAGGCATTTGGAGATCCGAGGAGGCGATACTTCCCCATACATTTCTACTCATTATTTTCTCATTCGAACGGAATTATTCACTCTGTGTGACAATGTCTTCGTCCATAGATTGTCGGATTTTTGCATTGTGGATGCAATAACAGAACTGAGAGAATGCCGGGTTGAGAGGTGCAAGAATTTGGAGAAATTTTTTGAAGGAGTGAATCTAAGTTCTGCCACTTTAAGTTGCCTCGAGAACGTATGGATGTCTAACCTTCCAAGGCTGAAGAGCGTGTGCGAGGGCAGATATGCGAGCCAAAGCTTCACACTCctgaaacacatatatctggAGCGCTGTCCGAGACTCATTGTCGTCTTCTCGTCAGGCGTATGCTTAACAAACCTGGAAACTCTGCATATCAAGTTCTGCAGTAGACTGGAGGCAGTGTTTCGAGGGGTAGCTAACGAAAAAGGTTCGCTCCAACGACTACACACCGTGTGTCTGTGGGAGCTACCAAAGCTGGAGAGTATCTGCAGTGACGTGTGCCTGGGGGCATTGAAGAAGCTGAGAGTGGGTGGATGTCCGAAGCTGAATAAGCTTCCTCTTCAAATCTCTAATGACAATGCTGCCGCTTCTACAACTGTTATCGGTGAGGGTGGTGTTAAGGTGGAAGGCGAGTTGGTCTGGTGGGCCAGCCTCAAGTTGGAAGGAGACAACATCAAGCGCCATGTCTACTTCAAAGAACGCCGACCTTTCAAGGCGCTGATGAATTCTTCTCGCCATGTCTATTTTATTTCGTTGtgcttgatttgatttgatttgatacgtgacagtgttttttttttttttttttttaatttatttgcgtgcatgtttgattttagcttatttgtcgtcaattgtttttattttattttatctgtgTGCGTGTTTTGCTGATGACAATGATAGCTTATTTATGGTTGTACAACACTAACACATTCAAAAGGTTGGCTCACCAGAAGATCACCAACCTAAtccactaatcaagtgggccacatatgttcTTTGGATATGATCATCCTCTGTCCATGGTTTTCTACATCACGGGATTTTAAATAAGTGTAGTTTCTTGTAGGTCAATTCTAGATAGACCCTTGCGGAATAGAGAGGTACTAGCTCTGTGCCACAAGTGCCCATGTGCCGTCCAGTGCCCGATCTACTTACACTATTCCACTAAGTACATTACAACGACCGTACATAATAAATTGGTCGAGAGTGCTTGAGGTTGCTTGAGGTTTGTTATGACATCTAAGCCATCTAACCGATGCATCCCAATATCACAACCCCACTAAAGAAAACTCAGGCCGTTCCAACTTtgaagtgggacacaccatataCAAAACAATCTATACCAGCCAAAAACTCCAAATTCACATGTGGCCCTCCGGATGATTTGATCGGTAAGATTTTTGGTTCGATGCTCCCACACATGCCTCTACACACGTGGCTACATGTTATGTGTTAATCGGAGTGGGACCCACTGAGCAGACAGCCTGCCCCACCTACCGGACTATTCATCCGGCAGACACAGAGAGATGGATGAACCTGATCCGGTATTTCTCACAAATACATCCCAAATTGATGCAATTTAAAAACAGTACTGAAGAATGGATGGTTTCGGAATTGGAACCGTTGTTTTCACCCATTAAGATTGTGTGGGCcaaatggatggctcagattgatTATTTGGATTGTCCGATTCTCCAAATGCAACTTAATGAAGTGCAACTTCCAGCAAATGGGGTTCCAATTAGGGGTGAAAATCTAGTTTTATTTGGACTGAAGACTGGGGTCAAGAATAGTCCTGAAAAGTTGGTTGGGCCGACGGGGCTGAAAATTAATAAATTCTTATTTCTCACTTCAATGTTCCCAATATATCATTGATCAAGTGGATAACGCACTAAGAAATGGAGCTTTTATAAAAATGAaaccaacggtctacattcaacaTGGGTCGGTTGCCTAACAAATCATTGGAATAAGCATATTTGAAAGGGAAGCCTTTTGTCTCTGGCGAGGAAGGGCagatctttgtggggcccaccattatgtatcagtttatccattccgcccatcccttttctcatatcaatttaaagtataccaaaaaatgaagcagatctaatgtcaaagtggaccacttgagcattagatctactttaattttgggctcatactttaaaatgatatgagagaatggatggatggtgtggataaaaatatacatcaccgtggcccCCCACACAGATCTGCCTGTTCCTTGCTAGAGagaaggggaaacggattggctactccccatgacaCTAGctcggtggctggtggttggtgctttgtgggccccaccatgatgtatgtatttcatccattctgttcatccatttttaaagatcattttatgacttgatcccgaaaatgagaggtatataaatctaaggtgcaccacaccacatgaaaacaatagtaattggatatccatcattaaaagccATCTAAGGCccgatgtactgtttatttgacatccaatatgttgattacgtcatacagacccagatgaaaggaaaaaacaaaaatcagcttggtccaaaacttttatggccccaaaatgttttttactggtcgacgctcattcaacactgtttcctgtaatgtggtccaattaagattgggatatatctaattttttgtattgtacagtaaaatgatctgaaaaatatatggacagcatggttgaaacacatacatcatggtggggcccacggagcaccgaccatctgccactggctggtgtcaggggggtacccaatccgtttccgagagAAAGACCTACTTCTATTTGAAAGACACAGTTCCATCAGGTCAGGCTGAGCTACATCATGTCGGGCTAAAATGATTTGAGCCTAAACCTGACCCATAGTCCAAGCTGATAGGTCCAAGCCTGGCCTAATGCTGCGACAGGCTCGTTAAGTCACAAAGGCTACCTGGCCCAATGCCACTCTTTGGTAGTTGAGTGGCCGGAGCCTGAGGATTGATGGTCTGCTAGTTGGCGCCTCAAGTAGCCTTCCCCACTCTTGGGTAGTTGAGTGGCAGAGCCTGAGGATAGACAACAAGCTAGCGGGTGTCCGAAAAGCCAGCCTTCTTTGTGCTTTGTTTTGACTGAGTCTGGAGGGGCAATGGTACGGCTTGGAATCTGTTTAAACATGATAGCCTGGTCAGGTGAGCTCCATTTATAAACACCATTGGTGGAGTATTCTGCTGGTGGACCCATCTAAGGCCCAATATACAGCATTTTGGCTAGCCATCCTCGGGTTCAATTtcttggctcgaactggaccTGGAAACAATGCAACATTGCCTAGGTGCAATATTACAAAGCCCACGTGGCATCAACATTCCATATGCCATAAAATCAGGACCATTGTCTAGTTCCCGACACTGGATAGAAAATTCTTCAAAATATGCATCCATAGGAGTACAATTAAAATCCATCCAAACAGCGAACGTCAACACcatcagagtaaaagaaaatTAATAGGCAACACAGAGGACGGGAAAGTAAAGAAAAGTGATGAATTAAattaaaatgaagaagaagaagaagaaccgaTTATACATACTAGATATCACTAGATTGATGGCTATGATCAATGAATCACCATGAGCTGTCTGGACATTGGCTTTGTCCATG
Proteins encoded in this window:
- the LOC131220307 gene encoding putative disease resistance protein At4g19050; this encodes MGIPLPGEAPYDSKFVFVRDEVMPPVAVPQYNVTIDFEELSEDTLLEEASDVAHSPGMQGYFAPETILYCLLFFWFFSTTNYPVEYMTMIWMAEGAIIRRETEEDEEYDSTLVEKVHILLREFEIRSLIQLTERETHWRLPDWAKENDRGHNLANALTHGRYRIYLPPEGKLLDIYWPTELPLECHKLSILQLGGWNYFHSDFEIVIPDPFFEQMQGLRVLRLDKLRIKSLPSSIACLHNLRLLTIFKCRHLNSLPTSIQALHNLEFLEVDKCSSFETMPDECFRQMTKLRFLNLRGTKIRPLPSFFSKLRTIHKLVLTESPSLMEIPNETFECMERLQVLKLRGDSNLNSLPSSLSKLVNLRQLVLCNCSSLKMKLLPHLQKLSALKELDLENCNSLEDIEDVSTSLGNILPNLRKLDLSGIDAISQVSLDGCQSLESVSLNQLTNLQKLKISGTKIKCFPENNMVDTDHLRRLDFQCMNHLQEIKWDGLSTELEYLNIDQCNTGDNKWQGDIVGAHIRISNYHLLQSLTADSKLWGAKCFSRFHICISPCQEEKRKRRFLYANMGFKTQIPNLPSESHFDRHLEIRGGDTSPYISTHYFLIRTELFTLCDNVFVHRLSDFCIVDAITELRECRVERCKNLEKFFEGVNLSSATLSCLENVWMSNLPRLKSVCEGRYASQSFTLLKHIYLERCPRLIVVFSSGVCLTNLETLHIKFCSRLEAVFRGVANEKGSLQRLHTVCLWELPKLESICSDVCLGALKKLRVGGCPKLNKLPLQISNDNAAASTTVIGEGGVKVEGELVWWASLKLEGDNIKRHVYFKERRPFKALMNSSRHVYFISLCLI